In Toxoplasma gondii ME49 chromosome VIII, whole genome shotgun sequence, a single genomic region encodes these proteins:
- a CDS encoding hypothetical protein (encoded by transcript TGME49_230880) produces MAGKSKKGVRRGLRPTAEGDGGRDEWVEEVKLEEKSTERQRQAEGSHDEENNKEKEANREEEKSGTVSLMGGSWGGEGRDDADEVEGEETSTENAERSIQGEVCVNCREDEKQQKTQERSEDNEEEKATREREEEERSERGETEQTVACDEAACEGRRGAESREDKDSSKPNLSSATEEETSGEQSDACRENIQKSTAASQPCSENFSRGLPSSQVSSSASRSSLSADARATSDSGVRTPATDGDEKIRDAVKTVERASLECAINRMQRTVLCLLAEKKQTKLEKARLLQERRDLDERIVETRRKLREIEPSLSLSPSASSSLSGFSGALLGKLAALSHDFDEALEANLPQSLSESPDSKRSLEKAPLCSSASCASSDPRCGRPGGVAAAPLAAETAGGKATLEEDGTQPGKAVADGAGRVDGEISEKKDGISSAPVSAPVSGVKDAERGDFSSSWHSELEEEGESAMADFLETLVTRFGPAAVRGVETAATKMRSGFHVLRTEIAAVQERQRALERQRTLERRARLQLLKEESLEYVHHQRLLTHLRACGELQGEETTRGQEDTPEAATEEEKREQRTQCSGEEGREQSEVPGDAEKPGNSADSCEAGGRTKKDEEGERKATDGGQTEGERRESCASSPRIERSSAVPTSVAQCALAFPPSSAFSPSSPLSSQCSRSALNASGRGSSLRGRARMSLGTRRERLERAVSSLSEKTAGVPLDRLSHNVATAVGSVKTSVARWLFGADEEGASPARRPSPPIVPLAPRSPLSSASLSSSSTLSSASLSSSSTLSSASVASASVASASVASSVSPAVSSGDSRLLPACFVSVEGKRGGAATGVVSSGRSGATLRGNSRFPCRVFSLSSPTSDRSVSSLPPSPSGDAEALAAEKEEQNELAISVIEAQIYVHALAKTHQASAAPASALSLVVLATEQCDEVAEHWVQRHWETLSACEEESEKEKEKKEKSLLKTAPKDAARALAAFLSRAEENSEELPVRIHAHWLQVLGKVEKGEEREEAREEREEEREEEREEEREEEGDAFGAQPEPIVA; encoded by the coding sequence ATGGCAGGAAAATCCAAGAAGGGAGTGCGCCGAGGCTTGCGGCCGACCGCTGAGGGAGACGGTGGGAGGGACGAATGGGTGGAAGAAGTGAAgctcgaagagaagagcactgagaggcagagacaagcCGAAGGAAGCCACGATGAAGAAAacaacaaagaaaaagaggcgaacagagaagaagagaaaagcggaacCGTTTCTCTCATGGGGGGCTCTTGGGGTGGGGAAGGCAgggacgacgcagacgaggtcgaaggagaagagacctCAACGGAGAACGCTGAGAGAAGCATACAAGGTGAAGTCTGTGTAAACTGTAGAGAAGatgagaagcagcagaagacgcaagaaCGGAGTGAggacaacgaagaagaaaaggcaacaagagagagagaagaggaagaaagaagtgagAGAGGTGAGACGGAACAGACAGTTGCCTGCGATGAGGCAGCTTGTGAAGGACGTCGAGGCGCCGAGTCGCGAGAAGATAAAGATTCATCGAAGCCGAATCTTTCGAGCGCGACCGAAGAGGAGACTTCGGGAGAACAGAGCGacgcctgcagagagaacatCCAGAAGTCGACAGCTGCCTCGCAGCCCTGTTCAGAAAACTTCAGTCGCGGTCTCCCCTCGTCTCAGGTTTCGTCTTCcgcctcgcgttcctctctctctgcggacGCACGCGCAACCTCTgactcgggtgtacgtacacccgcCACAGACGGGGACGAGAAGATTCGGGACGCGGTGAAGACTGTCGAGCGAGCATCTCTGGAGTGCGCCATTaatcgcatgcagcgaactGTGTTATGTCTCTtggcagaaaagaaacagacgaagctggagaaggctCGCCTCCTCCAGGAACGTCGCGATCTGGACGAACGAATCGTCGAGACTCGCCGGAAACTCCGGGAGATCGAaccctctctttctctttctccgtctgcctcttcttctctctccggaTTTTCTGGAGCTCTCCTGGGGAAGCTCGCGGCATTGTCTCACGACTTCGACGAAGCGCTGGAGGCGAATCTTCCTCAATCCCTCTCCGAGAGTCCCGACAGCAAAAGATCTCTTGAAAAGGCGcccctctgttcttctgcttcttgcgCGTCTTCTGATCCCCGCTGTGGCCGGCCAGGTGGCGTCGCTGCGGCGCCGTTggccgcggagacagccggGGGAAAGGCGACGCTCGAGGAGGATGGAACCCAACCTGGGAAGGCCGTCGCTGACGGAGCCGGACGCGTCGACGGCGAGAtctcagagaagaaagatggcatctcttcagcgcctgtctctgcgcctgtctctggagTGAAAGACGCCGAGCGAGGGgacttttcctcttcttggcATTCCGagctggaggaagaaggggagagtgCGATGGCGGATTTCCTAGAGACGCTGGTGACGCGATTTGGACCCGCAGCAGTGCgaggtgtcgagacagcggcgacgaAGATGCGGTCGGGCTTCCACGTTTTGCGGACAGAAATTGCAGCTgtgcaagagagacagagggcgttggagagacagcgaacgcTGGAGCGCCGCGCGAGACTTCAGCTTCTCAAGGAAGAGAGTCTGGAGTACGTCCACCACCAGCGACTTCTGACGCATCTGCGTGCTTGCGGTGAGCtacagggagaggagacaacgcgGGGGCAGGAAGATACGCCAGAGGCagcgacggaagaagagaagagagagcagcgcaCTCAGTGCAGCGGAGAGGAGGGGAGGGAGCAGAGCGAGGTGcctggagacgcggagaagccAGGGAACTCTGCTGATTCTTGTGAGgcgggaggaagaacgaagaaggacgaggaaggcgagagaaaggcaacgGACGGAGGACaaacagaaggagagcggagagaatcatgtgcgtcttctcctcgaaTCGAGAGGTCCTCTGCTGTGCCTACTTCTGTCGCGCAGTGCGCGTTGGCcttccctccttcctcggctttctctccttcttctcctctttcttcgcagtGCAGCCGCTCTGCGCTCAACGCTTCTGGACGCGGTTCCTCTCTGCGGGGGCGGGCGCGGATGTCCCTGGggacgaggcgagagagactggagagagcagtttcttctctctctgagaaGACGGCAGGCGTGCCTCTCGATCGTCTCTCACATAACGTCGCGACTGCGGTCGGGTCTGTGAAAACCTCTGTTGCTCGCTGGCTCTTTGGCGCTGACGAAGAAGGTGCATCACCCGCGCGAAGGCCCAGTCCTCCCATCGTCCCTCTCGCTCCGAgatctcctctctcttctgcttctctctcctcttcttctactctctcttctgcttctctctcctcttcttctactctctcttctgcttctgtcgcttctgcttctgtcgcttctgcttctgtcgcttcctcggtttctccgGCGGTGTCTTCCGGCGACTCGCGCTTGCTTCCTGCTTGCTTTGTGAGCGTGGAGGGGAAGCGCGGGGGCGCAGCCACGGGCGTCGTGTCGAGCGGTCGGTCGGGGGCGACCTTGCGGGGGAACTCGCGTTTTCCATGCCGCGTTTtcagtctttcttctcctacGTCCGaccgctctgtctcctcgcttccgccgtcgccgtcgggcgacgccgaggcgctggcggcggagaaggaggagcagaaCGAGCTCGCAATTTCGGTCATCGAGGCGCAGAtttatgtgcatgcactcgcgaAGACGCATCAGGCATCCGCGGCGCCCGCGTCTGCGCTTTCGCTTGTCGTTCTAGCCACAGAGCAGTGCGACGAGGTGGCGGAGCACTGGGTGCAGAGACACTGGGAGACGCTGAGCGcgtgcgaagaagagagcgagaaggagaaggagaagaaggagaaatcCCTTCTGAAAACCGCGCCGAAGGATGCCGCCCGCGCACTCGcagccttcctctccagggcagaagaaaacagcgaagaacTTCCCGTCCGCATCCACGCACACTGGCTGCAAGTTCTCGGAAAAgtcgaaaaaggagaagaaagagaagaagcgcgagaagaaagagaagaagaaagagaagaagaaagagaagaagagagagaagaagagggggatGCTTTCGGAGCGCAGCCCGAGCCGATTGTTGCCTAG
- a CDS encoding PHD-finger domain-containing protein (encoded by transcript TGME49_230890): MEASDAEEARSVSSRESNDSICFCCRGGGEVVCCEGCPNSFHVGCLDTARRPQLTEEEWFCPECVARSAESKGDLASAFFSGVLPSPGSSRFRPPSPLYPAKDANFKDSQSSLRAKKRSLRASQLLASEASSSSLATAGGELREKATEEREGAREAQRGERGEQTAEMEERGEQRAEREAREEREETETERAVKNEGGEAAKEDPFREPANAAASLGKLEVSSETENGGSQPVLDSRHRRMPEQENEEKGDRRMQSALLNCEKENDREDRDKREGDAGADGEASRGRPCSVSSSPSTAASSRDLCPPLSSHPSLSSSSLSSSLSSSSLSSSFSSSSLSSSSLSSSSSPSSSSSPSSSSSSLSSSSSLSSSSFSSSSLSSSSLSSSSLSSSSLSSSSLSSSSLSSSSLSSSSLSSASSSSLSSSSLSSSFHPSSCSSPQSSSPQPPSALPSSFHSPLSAFSSFASCRPGRWGNTAGGAGSSSKKRRRRGDETRINVGPDYQVPRLPEFYLSRTDETASAEEARCALFPFSPSLSACASLLVSSHASSSPFASQPSAASSFSFQERLYSQAAPCAAFRDAAQAEGLRGRSQAQTAGEEKKRFRAFPGCSLASPCGGYFLPPVFCSGDSAAALGAAGNFGAPPGSAFEDSRHSALEPRLVYSPRCLEEKRQQCLATGRMQHCIRTQGELADFVETCSRCWHARPGWQPFSAEFAYQLLHRAGYDPQRALRMLDDPGFCFNDICDPPLRKYDNKWKRRDKRGTFPNSPYPPPLVVQSFLQEKSRACRPSLSGTGSYAIR; the protein is encoded by the exons ATGGAGGCCTCAGACGCGGAAGAGGCGCGGAGCGTCAGCAGTCGCGAGAGCAACGACAgcatctgcttctgctgtcgcggcggcggcgaagTCGTCTGCTGCGAGGGATGCCCGAACTCGTTCCACGTCGGCTGTCTAGACACCGCGCGGCGACCCCAGCTGACAGAGGAGGAGTGGTTCTGTCCTGAGTGCGTCGCACGCTCGGCGGAGAGCAAAGGGGATTTGGcatctgcgtttttctcgggAGTTCTGCCTTCGCCCGGTTCCTCACGCTTCCGCCCCCCCTCGCCGCTGTACCCGGCGAAAGACGCGAACTTCAAGGACTCGCAGTCGTCTCTCCgagcaaagaaaagaagcctCAGAGCCTCTCAGCTTCTCGCGTCGGAGGCGAGCTCCTCCAGCCTCGCCACGGCTGGCGGCGAGCTCAGGGAGAaagcaacagaagaaagagagggcgcccgagaagcgcagagaggagaacgggGAGAACAGACCGCGGagatggaagagagaggagaacagagagcggagagagaagcgagagaagaaagagaggagacagagaccgagCGCGCCGTGAAGAacgaaggtggagaagccgCAAAGGAGGACCCGTTTAGAGAGCCTGCAAACGCAGCAGCAAGTCTGGGGAAACTCGAAGtttcttcagagacagagaatgGCGGCTCTCAGCCGGTTCTGGACTCCCGTCATCGACGCATGCCGGAACAGGAGaatgaagagaaaggagacaggcgaatgCAGAGCGCTTTGTTGAActgcgagaaagaaaacgaccgagaagacagagacaaacgagaaggcgacgctgGCGCAGACGGTGAAGCCTCCAGAGGCCGGCcttgctctgtctcctcatcTCCGTCCACAGCAGCGTCGTCTCGCGACCTCTGTCCCCCACTGTCCTCTCAcccgtctctttcctcttcttctctttcttcttctctttcttcttcttctctttcttcttctttttcttcttcttctctttcttcttcttctctttcctcttcttcttctccttcttcttcttcttctccttcttcttcttcttcttctctttcttcttcttcttctctttcttcttcttctttttcttcttcttctctttcttcttcttctctttcttcttcttctctttcttcttcttctctttcttcgtcttctctttcttcttcttctctttcttcgtcttcgctttcctcttcttcgctatcttccgcttcttcctcttctctttcctcttcttcgctttcttcttctttccacccGTCTTCGTGTTCGTCTCCTcagtcctcttctcctcagCCTCCCTCTgccctgccttcttcctttcattctcctctctccgcgttctcttcgttcgcgAGCTGCCGTCCAGGGAGATGGGGCAacacggcgggaggcgccgGGAGTAGCTcgaagaagcggcgcaggcgaggagacgagacgcgaaTCAACGTGGGCCCTGACTACCAG GTGCCTCGACTTCCAGAGTTTTACTTGTCGCGGACGGACGAAACTGCCTCggcagaggaggcgcgcTGTGCGTTGTTCCCTTTTTCACCGtcgctgtctgcatgcgcctcgttgcttgtctcctctcacGCTTCCAGTTCTCCCTTCGCCTCGCAGCCGTCTGCGGCGTCATCTTTCTCGTTCCAAGAGCGGCTTTACTCGCAGGCCGCGCCTTGCGCGGCCTTCCGAGACGCAGCCCAGGCAGAGGGTCTGCGAGGACGGTCGCAGGCGCAGacagcaggcgaggagaagaagcgattCAGAGCGTTTCCAGGTTGCTCGCTGGCCTCGCCGTGTGGAGGCTATTTCTTGCCGCCGGTCTTCTGTTCGGGTGACTCGGCCGCAGCTCTCGGCGCCGCCGGCAACTTCGGAGCGCCCCCCGGCAGCGCGTTCGAAGACAGCAGACACAGCGCGCTGGAACCCAGGCTCGTTTACTCGCCGCGCTGtctcgaagaaaagagacagcagtgCCTCGCCAccggacgcatgcagcactGCATTCGGACCCAAGGGGAACTCGCAGACTTCGTCGAGAC CTGTTCTCGCTGCTGGCATGCGCGGCCAGGCTGGCAGCCGTTCTCTGCGGAGTTCGCCTACCAACTTCTCCACCGCGCCGGCTACGATCCTCAGCGAGCTCTCCGCATGCTCGACGACCCGGGATTCTG CTTTAACGACATCTGCGATCCGCCGCTGCGCAAGTACGACAACAagtggaagcgcagagaCAAGCGAGGAACTTTCCCCAACAGTCCGTATCCTCCCCCGCTCGTCGTCCAGTCTTTTCTGCAGGAGAAAAGCCGCGCCTGTCGCCCCTCCCTCTCGGGGACCGGGTCCTATGCAATTCgatga
- a CDS encoding hypothetical protein (encoded by transcript TGME49_230900), protein MRAAHPGEASDEKRGQWRKKTIHQTTKNCRKDEQAQKESSEQRQEPTHKDRRQPSVHTPRYNARTECCEADSEDPGTSRGRNVERQKRREAGTSRGRNVEETLGEDSETGQVHEREAGRRKGELTKRENEQIDERCRRTQDATETPTHVSARGKSVSGMFFHTL, encoded by the coding sequence atgcgcgcagcACACCCGGGAGAGGCCAGCGACGAGAAGCGCGGacagtggaggaagaagacgataCACCAAACGACCAAGAATtgcagaaaagacgaacAAGCCCAGAAGGAAAGTTCTGAACAAAGGCAAGAGCCGACGCACAAAGACAGACGCCAACCGAGCGTACATACCCCGCGGTACAACGCCCGAACGGAGTGCTGCGAAGCGGACAGTGAGGATCCTGGAACGTCGAGAGGCAGGAACgtcgagaggcagaaacgtcgagaggcaggaacgtcgagaggcagaaacgtCGAGGAAACGTtgggagaagacagcgaaacagGCCAAGtgcacgagagagaggcggggaggagaaaaggcgaactAACcaagcgagaaaacgagcagaTCGACGAAAGATGCCGCCGGACCCAAGACGCCACAGAAACACCGACACATGTCAGCGCTCGAGGTAAATCTGTCTCAGGTATGTTCTTTCACACGTTGTAA
- a CDS encoding hydrolase, alpha/beta fold family protein (encoded by transcript TGME49_230905) produces the protein MSGHSIMSIQDGRFAGTFSPRCSLPSPPSSLLSSPSFASTSSLPSSSPSSLSSSPSLSSLPRSPALDLRRREERTDWGEEREPERRKREPERREREPERREREAERSERELSGLLHTNTGSDRRERRSRPLQTVFEGDPAQLHEMERTGREREDERSIRSPPPLYAYRADARPPNFSEVAHGPAPFLRLLPHPCALCGPQLHAPKADFFDPDAFCLFGKRHSQRHEGDDLCLLQTSPCSASKRHPHRLLCAFERRKRLYVSALSAQTERRRLLPLLALSEPLTWGALSLPSFSRREKRNFFSSSLPKGTPTLEAEGPRCETNGFRAGEKQTLSSWTIRVHSQRKLKFQPAAASSSFSSSASSSCTLFSSSVCHSCSRSSAFVRRLPGQSVHARQRETHALFSLFSNFALFAHPFGDSPAGGLLAGLLRESPRRGASYAQALFVDEVSSELLACYTSAPHHPPGFATASCATIAASGDPPQIGREKQDARDMGRGPRNACREHPRAGTPDNGSARGDETQDRRRVERGESATCRSASSRAFLERFLVGTGAGHLSLGGLRKETLGRPRLHRDGREKVLSTRGGTTQGSGDESGRREKNAKNAWRLETSSVRNEKSAKDTQSLTREIGGERHGNACEGGVPERSSAERLSTEATGWNDKPEALERRECTLSAAAKELTYPPLSVSRNGRDRIFYTTVVSPPSQEESARGERVNSRRRRLRQNGLPRFGHSARWSVAAARPASRARTASAQGETRSLSPSFSPPATCGAPESQRGPRERSTQADAPGQADELFASARTRAREEKKKGGRRKESKKLRDKHSPLDPGLFTFYNVDLVGFGKSACIYSPTDYSRREQAERVVKDVIFANKLPAVHLVGHSFGSLVAAEVARILPLGSVKSVLLLAPAYFESTRQAMQILTATHFPAAHSIAHPIVAFFILKIGRLLRPVLEPIFNAVVPKDELPQLSVADLFSIDPDAMVGTILSIVKERLEETLQTLQDRRIRITVVHGTGDGVIPIRQSQVLAERYSNIQLRPVKDFVHHFPSSHSHFTAHLLHQEVLRYREASCVRTSMRSHSVATAVGCAADPSLSFSSRNSLYTGSACTESL, from the exons ATGTCTGGACACTCCATCATGTCTATCCAAGACGGCCGCTTTGCCGGGACCTTCTCCCCCCGCTGTTCCCTTCCTTCACCCccatcttctcttctttcttctccatcttttgcctctacttcttctctcccttcttcttcgccttcttctctttcttcttccccctcgctttcttcgcttcctcgctctcctgctCTGGACCTccgcaggagagaggaaaggaccgactggggagaggaaagagaaccagaaagaagaaaacgagaaccagaaagaagagagcgagaaccagaaagaagagaacgagaagcagaaagaagcgaacgagaacTCTCCGGTTTGCTCCACACAAACACTGGCAGCGACAGAAGGGAACGAcgctctcgtcctctccagACTGTCTTTGAGGGGGATCCAGCGCAACTACATGAGAtggagagaacagggagagagcgGGAGGACGAGAGGTCGATACGTTCCCCGCCTCCTCTGTATGCATACAGAGCTGACGCGAGGCCGCCTAACTTCTCTGAAGTCGCTCACGGTCCCGcgccgtttcttcgtcttctccctcaccCCTGCGCACTTTGTGGTCctcaactgcatgcgcctaaGGCTGATTTTTTCGACCCAGATGCCTTCTGCCTATTTGGGAAGCGACACAGTCAGAGGCATGAGGGAGACGActtgtgtctccttcagaCCTCGCCCTGCTCAGCTTCCAAAAGGCATCCtcatcgccttctctgcgcaTTCGAGCGACGCAAGCGTCTTTACGTTTCCGCGCTCTCGGCGCAGACAGAACGCAGGCGgctcctgcctctccttgCGCTCTCCGAGCCTCTTACTTGGGGAGCCTTGTCGCTGCCGTCTTTCTcccggagagaaaagagaaactttttctcgtcgtctctccctaAAGGAACCCCAACACTCGAGGCAGAGGGACCGAGGTGCGAGACTAACGGTTTTCGAGCAGGCGAGAAACAAACGCTTTCTTCATGGACAATTCGTGTTCACTCCCAGCGGAAACTCAAATTCCAGCCTgccgctgcctcttcctctttttcttcctctgcttcctcttcttgtactctcttttcttcgtctgtctgccattcttgttctcgttcttctgccttcgttCGCCGCTTGCCTGGGCAgtccgtgcatgcgcggcagcgagagacgcatgcgttgttctcgcttttctcgaaCTTCGCTTTGTTTGCTCATCCCTTTGGGGACAGTCCGGCCGGGGGACTTCTTGCAGGGCTGCTGCGCGAGTCTCCGCGACGCGGCGCGAGCTACGCCCAAGCTCTCTTTGTCGACGAAGTATCCTCTGAACTTCTCGCCTGCTACACCTCAGCTCCACACCATCCCCCTGGCTTCGCCACGGCTTCTTGCGCGACGATCGCCGCGTCTGGAGACCCCCCTCAGATCGGACGCGAGAAGCAAGACGCGCGCGACATGGGGAGAGGGCCgcgcaacgcatgcagagaacaTCCGCGAGCAGGCACTCCGGACAACGGGAGCGccagaggcgacgaaacgCAGGACCGGCgaagggtggagagaggcgagtcGGCGACTTGCCGCTCTGCGTCCTCCCGCGCTTTCCTGGAGAGATTCCTTGTGGGGACAGGAGCAGGTCACCTCTCACTAGGCGGCctgcgaaaggagacactgggGAGACCGCGCCTGCACAGAGATGGGCGAGAGAAGGTTCTGTCCACTCGCGGGGGGACGACGCAAGGCTCGGGAGACGAAAGTGgacgacgcgagaagaacgcgaagaacgcCTGGCGTCTTGAAACTTCTTCCGTGAGAAACGAAAAGTCCGCGAAAGACACACAGTCCCTTACTCGAGAGATCGGCGGCGAGAGGCATGGAAACGCATGTGAAGGGGGAGTCCCAGAACGGAGTTCAGCAGAACGACTTTCaacagaagcgacaggcTGGAATGACAAACCGGAGgcactggagagaagagaatgcACACTCAGCGCAGCCGCAAAGGAACTCACATaccctcctctctctgtctctcgaaaTGGACGAGACCGCATCTTCTACACCACCGTTG tctctcctccgtcgcaagaggagagcgcgcgaggagagagagtgaattctcgccgtcgccgccttcggCAGAACGGACTGCCTCGCTTCGGGCACTCTGCTCGTTGGAGCGTCGCTGCGGCGCGACCCGCGTCGAGAGCAAGGACGGCGAGCGCtcagggagaaacgcggtctctgtcgccttcgttctcgcctccAGCGACATGCGGAGCTCCGGAATCGCAGCGAGGTCCCCGAGAACGAAGCACGCAGGCCGATGCCCCTGGACAGGCCGACGAACTCTTTGCTTCCGCGAGGACCCGCgcgcgcgaggagaagaagaaaggcggcaggagaaaagagtcGAAAAAGCTCAGAGACAAACACAGTCCACTCGACCCTGGGCTGTTCACGTTCTACAATGTCGACTTGGTTGGATTCGGAAAAAGCGCCTGCATCTACTCGCCGACGGACTACTCGCGCCGGGAGCAA GCAGAGCGCGTTGTCAAAGACGTCATTTTTGCGAATAAACTCCCCGCTGTCCACCTC GTTGGCCATTCTTTCGGGAGTTTAGTCGCTGCGGAAGTCGCGCGGATTCTTCCGCTGGGCTCTGTGAAatccgttcttctcctcgcgcctGCGTACTTTGAATCGACCCGACAAGCCATGCAAATTCTCACTGCTACGCACTTCCCTGCTGCCCAT TCGATCGCGCATCCGATTGTGGCTTTTTTTATCTTGAAAATCggtcgtcttctgcgtccggTTTTGGAGCCCATTTTCAACGCTGTGGTTCCGAAAGATGAACTTCCGcagctctctgtcgcggACCTTTTCAGCATCGACCCAGACGCGATGGTCGGCACCATTCTCTCCATCG tAAAGGAGAGGCTAGAGGAAACTCTCCAGACACTCCAAGACAGAAGAATCCGCATCACCGTTGTTCACGGGACTGGAGATGGTGTCATTCCAATCAGACAGTCTCA GGTGTTGGCGGAGAGGTACAGCAACATTCAGCTTCGCCCCGTGAAAGACTTCGTCCATCATTTCCCCAGTTCTCACAGTCACTTTACTGCACATCTTCTTCATCAG GAAGTCTTACGATATCGAGAAGCCTCTTGTGTCCGAACAAGCATGCGGTCACACAGCGTCGCCACAGCTGTCGGTTGTGCAGCAGAtccctccctttctttctcttcgcggaACTCGCTGTATACAGGAAGTGCCTGTACAGAAAGCCTCTAA
- a CDS encoding hypothetical protein (encoded by transcript TGME49_230910~Predicted trans-membrane domain (TMHMM2.0):203-223) — protein sequence MRHQPIAKLPGASAPLSSLFASFPRPPSAQSQSTSASRFNFHLRSPSSLPCLSSSRRLLCLSLPQRLPLRLPRSPLSSLSSVSSLSRSTSFLSAFSGGFSVSISSLSAHAGSSPVCASSLDVEFCFAGRRPFSRRSGKTGEDSQDTPVSDSLPSPLSSSSLSSSLPPQTAQDVMESLAQAGRFPKASSTETESLGSSRARRLRGVLLFLACMCLPVAAAAAIFKAAVSFRTQEAAEALRALNDEDTVLRAAMDVVSGGSLCFCLPVDSDGAVQQTAVLEPHLPESRLLKLPDKDVIDGIRNNALTDLFVGKLSEFSLPFNFIHFGVPRSGALYKTLMAHPKQEKNASPKTPTLSLLYVQRSSGSSVLLSGFAVAISAPEYRRHYWRNVWSIAIPEGEKSQEYVLLKFVPVSLQLHLPAACGSPQAGPEGAVTLRRFVSDSEVKWVFSSPPQAS from the exons ATGAGGCACCAGCCGATTGCGAAGCTACCGGGGGCgtccgcgcctctctcgtccttgTTTGCGAGTTTTCCTCGACCACCCTCTGCACAGTCGCAGTCGACCTCAGCAAGCCGGTTCAATTTTCACCTCcgttcgccgtcttctctcccctgcctctcctcttctcgtcgtctcctttgtctctctcttcctcagcgtcttcctcttcgtctcccccgctctcctctctcttctctctcgtccgtctcctctctgtctcgtagtacttcctttctttctgctttcagCGGGGGATTCTCTGTTTCAATCTCTTCCTTGAGTGCTCACGCAggttcttctcctgtctgtgCCTCCTCGCTAGACGTTGAGTTCTGTTTCGCAGGCAGGAGGCCTTTCAGTAGAAGATCAGggaagacgggagaggacTCTCAAGATACCCCTGTCTCTgattctcttccttctcctctctcttcttcttctctttcttcttctctcccgccgcaGACAGCTCAAGATGTGATGGAGAGTCTGGCGCAGGCAGGTCGCTTTCCGAAGGCTTCGTCAACCGAG ACCGAATCCCTAGGATCCAGTCGAGCGCGGCGTCTCCGAGGGgtgcttcttttccttgcatgcatgtgcctCCCAGTggccgcagcagctgcgaTTTTCAAAGCTGCGGTTTCCTTCAGAACGCAGGAAGCAGCCGAGGCACTACGCGCGCTCAACGACGAGGACACTGTTCTTCGCGCGGCGATGGAC GTTGTCTCCGgaggctctctctgcttctgtctccccgtcGACAGCGACGGCGCGGTGCAGCAGACCG CGGTTCTCGAGCCGCATTTGCCAGAGTCCAGGCTCCTCAAACTTCCAGACAAAGACGTCATCGACGGCATTCGAAACAACGCTTTAACAGATCTCTTTGTGG GGAAACTCAGCGAATTTTCCCTGCCTTTCAACTTTATTCACTTCGGCGTCCCTCGGTCGGGCGCTCTGTACAAGACGCTCATGGCGCATCcgaaacaggaaaagaatGCTTCACCGAAAACCCCCACACTCTCTCTGCTCTACGTTCAGCGATCCAg CGGCTCcagtgttcttctctctggcttcGCCGTCGCCATCTCTGCCCCGGAGTATCGGAGACACTACTGGCGAAACGTCTGGTCGATAGCCATTCCTG aaggagagaagagtcaGGAGTATGTGCTGCTGAAGTTCGttccggtgtctctacaGCTTCACCTTCCGGCTGCATGCGGTTCTCCGCAAGCGGGACCCGAGGGTGCTGTCACACTTCGCCGTTTCGTCTCCGACTCAGAAGTTAAGTgggttttctcttctccacctcagGCCTCTTAA